A DNA window from Streptococcus sp. LPB0220 contains the following coding sequences:
- the yaaA gene encoding S4 domain-containing protein YaaA produces the protein MNYKLFDDFITLQAILKELGIIQSGGAIKAFLQEKEVFVNGELEQRRGRKLRVNDQIDIPELSMTITILEPSQEEIEEHLKEKEEKERVAKLVKQLNQQQKKQPTKTNKKEKAIRFPGIS, from the coding sequence ATGAATTACAAATTATTTGATGACTTTATTACATTACAAGCAATCTTAAAAGAACTCGGTATTATACAGAGTGGTGGTGCAATCAAAGCTTTTCTTCAAGAAAAAGAAGTCTTTGTTAATGGTGAATTAGAACAACGGAGAGGCCGTAAACTTCGTGTCAATGATCAAATTGACATTCCTGAACTGAGCATGACTATCACCATTCTTGAACCTTCTCAAGAAGAAATAGAAGAACATCTTAAAGAGAAGGAAGAAAAGGAACGTGTTGCTAAACTTGTCAAGCAACTCAATCAACAACAAAAGAAACAACCGACAAAGACTAACAAAAAAGAAAAAGCAATTCGCTTTCCTGGTATCTCGTAA